In Methanosarcina barkeri MS, a single window of DNA contains:
- a CDS encoding SIR2 family protein: protein MSSENDPNNLLYEAITAPKKKLAFFVGAGVSIESGLKNFKDFSKQFLCSIGPDTWTHTKNKDIDLITERLRPEVLLQVIQQVHGNNSLKFYNSLDSGIPNYNHYFLALALLKGHCVFTTNVDTLIEKACENIGIACQPIFYEKHYREFLKKQPTDFSSHLFKLHGSIEPNKAGLSKYKSIRFTLNRVGLGLGESTAKVLSTCLQERDFIFLGYSGNDHFSVHPELLKTDSDQKVYWFKFLPETTLKYTSSSSDFQSQRNNLLKEASKNLSAAKWEDISLREVLIKREPRSFLVEGNSSSAIKNILTELVSSDESPEYLKLNSKLESFQADLNSLKRERKSSLSWVENITDFKRHLCAAMLWIRVRNLTNANLELKYADECAKDDKEKAEVERLRATTYSITRRSDEEKPSKEDLLKAMEKFRSQGDLVAMVEAHLELANILRIDRNFDIALDELDKIEQELVKIKSELQKQKRAYDYPRLMAYLLFLRGLVYGLGRKGIFKDKIKGIECCYKASDFASRAGDIARKASILNAQGLIISQLAERTDSMFQEAEKSLNEALALHARIGDPRSCFQQSRNLLLVHRLRLLHSKSKVRDHWLDVAWEESNRTRDYLKQVKVGSGEPTRDKIELRFRRAQLLGFKKEIYKANKEFKKVLGYWAKKKESHQQARVWQDLLSLAENQEEIQNCLSNLLNIIESLFQSEDEQDKYKNDRLRLENIMDMLIDAYDKAYEISDRKSLNRIINLGSQGEKIAKNIGDDNLICCFKIYNSIPIHSLIPLEEVPYPQMKSTRG from the coding sequence CAGGTGATTCAGCAGGTACACGGCAATAACTCTCTCAAATTTTATAACTCATTAGATTCTGGAATACCTAACTATAATCACTACTTTTTGGCTTTGGCTTTGCTCAAGGGGCATTGTGTATTTACGACAAACGTTGACACATTGATTGAGAAAGCTTGCGAAAACATAGGAATTGCATGTCAGCCAATATTTTATGAGAAACATTATCGAGAATTCCTTAAGAAACAGCCGACAGACTTTAGTTCACATTTATTTAAGCTTCATGGTTCTATCGAGCCGAATAAAGCAGGGTTGTCGAAATATAAATCGATCCGTTTTACTCTTAATAGAGTTGGACTTGGACTTGGTGAAAGCACAGCAAAAGTGTTGTCTACTTGTTTGCAAGAACGAGATTTCATCTTCCTTGGTTACAGCGGAAATGACCATTTCAGTGTACATCCTGAATTGCTGAAGACAGATTCAGACCAAAAAGTATATTGGTTCAAGTTTCTACCTGAGACTACGTTAAAGTACACTTCTAGTTCCAGTGATTTTCAGAGTCAGAGGAATAATCTGCTAAAAGAAGCATCAAAAAACTTGTCGGCTGCAAAATGGGAAGATATTTCATTGAGAGAAGTTCTCATAAAACGAGAGCCACGCTCTTTTCTTGTCGAAGGTAACAGCAGTTCCGCCATAAAAAATATCCTCACAGAATTAGTTAGTTCTGATGAGTCCCCAGAGTACCTAAAGTTGAATAGTAAATTAGAGAGTTTTCAAGCAGATCTTAATAGCCTTAAACGTGAGAGAAAGTCTTCTCTTTCCTGGGTTGAAAATATTACCGATTTCAAGCGTCATCTATGTGCAGCAATGTTATGGATTAGAGTGCGTAACTTAACAAATGCTAATCTAGAATTAAAATACGCTGATGAGTGCGCTAAAGATGATAAAGAGAAGGCTGAAGTAGAAAGATTGCGTGCTACAACTTACTCGATCACCCGTAGAAGTGATGAGGAAAAACCTAGCAAAGAAGATCTTCTGAAGGCTATGGAAAAGTTTCGGAGTCAAGGAGATCTTGTGGCAATGGTTGAAGCACATCTTGAACTGGCAAATATTCTCCGAATCGATCGGAATTTTGACATTGCCCTGGACGAACTTGATAAAATTGAACAAGAATTAGTGAAGATAAAGTCTGAATTACAGAAGCAAAAGAGGGCTTACGATTATCCTCGATTAATGGCTTATCTACTTTTTCTTCGGGGGCTAGTCTATGGATTGGGACGAAAAGGAATATTCAAAGATAAAATTAAGGGAATCGAATGTTGCTATAAAGCTTCTGATTTCGCATCTCGTGCTGGAGATATAGCTAGAAAAGCATCCATTCTCAACGCACAGGGTTTGATTATTTCTCAACTTGCAGAGAGGACTGATAGTATGTTTCAAGAAGCAGAAAAATCGTTGAATGAAGCTTTAGCCCTCCATGCTAGAATTGGAGACCCACGTAGTTGTTTTCAGCAGTCACGTAATTTACTTCTGGTTCATCGTTTGCGTTTGCTCCACAGCAAATCAAAAGTCCGGGATCATTGGTTGGATGTAGCATGGGAAGAATCAAATAGAACTCGAGATTATCTCAAACAAGTAAAAGTTGGCAGTGGTGAACCTACAAGGGACAAAATTGAACTTCGTTTCCGCAGAGCTCAACTACTGGGGTTTAAAAAAGAAATATATAAAGCTAATAAGGAATTCAAAAAAGTCTTAGGTTACTGGGCAAAGAAAAAGGAATCGCATCAACAGGCTCGTGTTTGGCAGGATCTTCTTTCTTTGGCCGAGAATCAAGAGGAAATTCAAAATTGTTTGTCCAATTTGCTTAATATCATAGAATCACTTTTTCAGTCTGAAGATGAACAAGATAAGTACAAAAACGATCGACTTCGTCTTGAAAATATAATGGATATGCTCATTGATGCGTATGATAAAGCATATGAAATTAGTGATCGAAAGAGCCTAAATAGAATAATAAACTTGGGATCTCAAGGAGAGAAAATCGCTAAGAACATTGGCGATGATAATCTCATTTGTTGCTTTAAAATTTATAATTCAATCCCCATCCATAGTTTAATCCCTCTAGAGGAAGTGCCATATCCTCAGATGAAGAGTACTCGTGGATAA